One segment of Sesamum indicum cultivar Zhongzhi No. 13 linkage group LG4, S_indicum_v1.0, whole genome shotgun sequence DNA contains the following:
- the LOC105160385 gene encoding uncharacterized protein LOC105160385 produces the protein MEVDKRRASLETENKDFVDSGVVLNKEYEGCIRCLELQDKLTKANDKCGLLEIGMGEKNAVIEWLECKVGLMELKKLELEDELRVLKERNQELEKSNGNGEEEDKVTQLMIENNVLECEKRKAESEVEVWKVKCKKLELQVMELEKRLSAGMMKTGSGLPEMYQAKTIDLGGPSVVRAETENKANEDKDATGNLPVNTPSSMRYIGGDVFKGPPQNKLKSRVRKCLDFAADRRPHKNISPSTPGGRPPFVLLGISDSSDDLDTTDVHLPNVDNKGGKQICSSSSTNVGLGITLGEKELTSKDRCAAVVEHQIDEVETIGYIGRQPYIPTSKRRKVRRGVAYIVTSESENDNDDNIPICKLRSKHLSAHNSDNLQNRRSVDDSCSGDNRRELTPRRRLIRVGNLEHKGVSGKCSYKSTGSQKSIGIPEKMSDIVCEDDIEEDYSSSEGESLGGFLVSTSEVSKSDSFSNHEDLCENLDTPSGDWSCDSEHVSESSMEYDEVISGLRRGRKDKMKWEYEADMLADFGKRPELCMKAVCALYRQQTSEEKSCKSAILLNGRGFSQIHAFSGSALAEFLTDGDPHGDVKKSVEELKEFDVKGVEQCRKLATHYSKQLFEIYKNEEDPFFHP, from the exons ATGGAAGTTGATAAGAGGAGAGCATCGTTGGAGACAGAAAATAAGGACTTTGTAGATAGTGGAGTGGTACTGAATAAAGAATATGAGGGGTGCATTAGGTGTTTGGAATTGCaagataaattaacaaaagcTAATGATAAATGTGGACTTTTAGAAATAGGTATGGGGGAGAAAAATGCTGTAATTGAGTGGCTAGAGTGTAAGGTTGGTTTAATGGAACTGAAAAAGCTCGAACTTGAGGATGAACTTAGAGTCTTGAAGGAAAGGAACCAAGAGCTTGAGAAGAGCAATGGAAATGGTGAGGAGGAAGACAAGGTTACACAGTTGATGATCGAAAATAATGTTTTGGAGTGTGAGAAGAGAAAGGCTGAAAGCGAGGTTGAAGTTTGGAAAGTGAAATGTAAAAAACTGGAGTTGCAAGTGATGGAGTTGGAGAAGAGACTGTCTGCAGGAATGATGAAAACGGGTTCGGGTTTGCCCGAGATGTATCAAGCCAAGACAATTGACCTAGGTGGTCCATCAGTTGTGCGGGCTGAAACCGAAAATAAAGCGAATGAGGATAAGGATGCAACAG GCAACCTTCCAGTTAATACGCCATCGTCTATGCGGTATATAGGTGGTGATGTATTTAAAGGGCCGccccaaaataaattaaagtcgAGAGTTAGAAAATGCTTGGACTTTGCTGCAGACCGGAGGCCACATAAGAATATTTCTCCCTCAACACCAGGTGGTAGACCTCCTTTTGTTCTACTTGGCATTAGTGACAGCAGCGATGATCTTGACACTACTGATGTGCATTTACCCAATGTTGATAATAAGGGAGGGAAACAGATCTGCAGTTCAAGTTCGACCAATGTTGGTTTAGGAATTACTCTTGGTGAAAAGGAGTTGACCTCAAAAGATAGGTGTGCAGCAGTTGTTGAACACCAGATAGATGAAGTGGAAACCATTGGCTACATTGGGAGACAGCCATATATTCCAACGTCTAAGAGGAGAAAAGTTAGGAGAGGAGTTGCTTATATAGTTACTAGCGAGAGTGAAAACGACAATGATGACAATATTCCAATTTGTAAACTTAGGAGTAAACATCTGTCTGCACATAATTCAGATAATCTCCAGAACAGAAGATCTGTGGATGATTCTTGTTCTGGGGACAACCGGAGGGAACTTACTCCTAGGCGACGCTTAATTAGAGTGGGAAATCTTGAACATAAAGGTGTTTCAGGAAAATGTTCTTATAAAAGCACAGGAAGCCAAAAAAGTATAGGAATCCCTGAAAAAATGAGTGACATTGTGTGTGAAGATGATATAGAAGAGGATTATTCAAGTAGTGAAGGTGAAAGTTTGGGCGGATTTCTTGTTAGCACCTCAGAAGTTTCAAAAAGTGATTCCTTCTCTAACCATGAAGATCTGTGTGAAAATCTTGACACGCCCTCGGGTGATTGGTCATGTGACTCAGAACATGTATCTGAGAGTAGTATGGAGTATGATGAGGTCATATCTGGTCTTCGAAGGGGGAGAAAAGACAAAATGAAGTGGGAGTATGAAGCAGATATGCTTGCTGATTTTGGTAAACGCCCTGAACTATGCATGAAGGCAGTATGTGCTCTTTATCGCCAACAAACATCTGAGGAGAAATCTTGCAAATCAGCTATACTCCTTAATGGACGAGGGTTCAGCCAAATTCATGCATTTAG TGGCAGTGCCTTGGCTGAATTTCTCACTGATGGAGATCCGCATGGTGATGTAAAGAAGTCGGTGGAAGAGCTGAAAGAATTCGACGTGAAGGGGGTTGAGCAGTGCAGAAAATTGGCAACACACTACTCTAAGCAATTATTTGAAATCTACAAGAATGAAGAAGACCCCTTTTTCCATCCTTAA